A single window of Leclercia adecarboxylata DNA harbors:
- a CDS encoding PIN domain-containing protein has product MHIGKTGLYQPKWTTQIHDEWQRNLLINRPDITADQLKRTEMLMNKAFGDACVSGYESIIDGLSLPDQDDRHVLAAAIRSDSEVIVTYNLVDFPGGNLAEFDVEALHPDEFLSDLFDLNHALVLEAVRMQRSHLRHPPLNPDQFLQGLLQLGLPKTVTELEKYRVMI; this is encoded by the coding sequence ATGCACATTGGGAAGACTGGCTTATATCAGCCCAAATGGACTACTCAGATACACGATGAATGGCAGCGTAATCTGCTTATTAATCGCCCTGATATCACCGCAGACCAGCTGAAGCGCACCGAAATGCTCATGAATAAAGCCTTCGGCGACGCCTGCGTATCAGGGTATGAGAGTATTATTGATGGCCTTAGCCTGCCGGATCAGGATGACAGGCATGTACTCGCCGCGGCGATTCGTTCGGATTCCGAAGTGATTGTAACCTACAATCTTGTCGATTTTCCCGGCGGAAACCTGGCTGAATTTGATGTTGAAGCGCTCCACCCGGATGAGTTCTTATCAGACCTTTTTGACCTGAACCATGCGCTGGTTCTCGAGGCGGTGAGAATGCAGCGATCGCACCTGCGTCATCCTCCCCTCAACCCAGACCAATTTTTGCAAGGCCTGCTGCAACTGGGCTTGCCGAAAACAGTGACTGAGCTGGAAAAATACAGAGTAATGATTTAG
- a CDS encoding response regulator transcription factor — MEHIVYVVDDDHAVRRSVVGLLESAGLNALDFSSAESFLQHTFEDVPSCVILDMQMPTISGFEVADTLKASGREIPIIYLTGHGTIPMSVKAMKGGAYEFLTKPVASNDLIDSISAALKQAEENASHLREQYSLRQRHLSLTPREQQVLQLAISGMLNKQIAAELGVSEITVKVHRRRVMDKMQARSLADLVRAAGRLT, encoded by the coding sequence ATGGAACACATTGTTTACGTCGTTGATGATGATCACGCTGTCAGGCGGTCCGTGGTCGGGCTGCTGGAGTCCGCCGGGCTGAACGCCCTCGACTTCTCTTCGGCAGAATCTTTTCTGCAACACACCTTTGAAGATGTGCCCTCCTGCGTGATCCTCGATATGCAGATGCCCACCATCAGCGGGTTTGAGGTGGCGGATACCCTGAAGGCGAGCGGGCGCGAAATCCCGATTATCTACCTCACCGGCCACGGCACCATCCCCATGTCAGTGAAGGCGATGAAGGGCGGCGCGTATGAGTTCCTCACCAAGCCGGTGGCGTCGAACGATCTGATCGACTCCATTAGCGCAGCGCTGAAGCAGGCGGAAGAGAACGCCTCGCACCTGCGCGAGCAGTACTCCCTCAGGCAGCGCCATCTCTCCCTCACCCCGCGCGAGCAGCAGGTGTTACAGCTGGCGATCAGCGGGATGCTGAACAAGCAGATCGCCGCCGAGCTGGGGGTGAGTGAGATCACCGTCAAAGTGCACCGCCGACGGGTGATGGACAAAATGCAGGCCCGCTCGCTGGCGGATCTGGTCAGGGCCGCCGGGCGCCTGACCTGA
- a CDS encoding VOC family protein, whose product MNIAHVALWTHNLDAQVHFWETVFGARRNERYLSKNRPGFASHFMTLSDGPTIELMTVPALAGSPPHAEFVGWAHIALNVGSKADVDRMAEQARLNNTLLSAPRMTGDGYYEAVIADPDGNRIELVGE is encoded by the coding sequence ATGAATATTGCACATGTCGCACTCTGGACCCACAACCTCGACGCCCAGGTCCACTTCTGGGAGACGGTGTTTGGCGCACGCCGCAACGAACGCTACCTGAGTAAAAACCGCCCGGGGTTTGCGTCGCACTTTATGACCCTCAGCGACGGTCCGACCATCGAGCTGATGACCGTCCCGGCGCTGGCCGGGTCACCACCGCACGCGGAGTTTGTCGGTTGGGCGCATATCGCCCTGAACGTCGGTAGCAAAGCGGATGTGGATCGGATGGCGGAGCAGGCGCGGTTAAACAACACGCTCCTGAGCGCCCCACGGATGACCGGCGATGGCTATTATGAGGCGGTGATTGCGGATCCGGACGGGAACCGTATTGAGCTGGTGGGGGAGTGA
- a CDS encoding helix-turn-helix domain-containing protein codes for MTNSLLNSLTLPAPKEIEAAVRGQRELATFLSTKQETQKITIQDAQDVTHQIELPTSSLTLLMSILGELAAGNAVQVVPVHAELTTQEAANILNVSRPHMVKLLEEGKLPFHKTGRHRRILFADLMKYKDQRDAESIQALRELAEQSQELGFY; via the coding sequence ATGACAAACTCACTTCTGAACAGCCTTACGTTACCGGCTCCAAAGGAGATTGAGGCAGCTGTACGCGGACAAAGGGAGCTTGCTACGTTCCTGTCCACAAAGCAGGAAACGCAGAAAATTACGATTCAGGATGCACAGGATGTGACCCATCAAATAGAGCTTCCAACCTCTTCACTGACGCTTCTGATGAGTATCCTCGGTGAACTGGCTGCGGGCAATGCCGTCCAGGTTGTGCCCGTGCATGCTGAATTAACGACGCAGGAAGCTGCCAACATCCTGAACGTTTCGCGCCCACATATGGTGAAACTTCTGGAGGAAGGAAAGCTGCCTTTCCATAAAACTGGCCGTCATCGCCGCATTCTTTTTGCAGACTTGATGAAGTACAAAGATCAGCGTGATGCAGAAAGCATACAAGCCCTTCGCGAGCTGGCGGAACAAAGTCAGGAGCTTGGATTTTACTGA